The following are encoded together in the Streptomyces tsukubensis genome:
- a CDS encoding TIGR02611 family protein: MNTGSDEAGEAGVVAGGAGEADAKGGSGERELGSRAPRFVQARRTLHLSWQVGVFVVGLAVVVAGLLMLVLPGPGWLVIFGGMAIWATEFVWAQLVLRWTKRKVTEAAHRALDPKVRRRNIILTVVGLVIIVILVGVYVWKFGLELPWNIDE, translated from the coding sequence ATGAATACGGGGAGTGACGAGGCGGGTGAGGCCGGCGTGGTCGCCGGGGGTGCGGGTGAGGCGGACGCGAAGGGCGGCTCCGGGGAGCGCGAGCTGGGTTCGAGGGCGCCGCGGTTCGTCCAGGCGCGCAGGACCCTCCACCTGAGCTGGCAGGTCGGCGTCTTCGTCGTCGGCCTCGCCGTGGTCGTGGCCGGGCTGCTGATGCTCGTCCTGCCCGGTCCCGGCTGGCTCGTGATATTCGGCGGCATGGCGATCTGGGCGACCGAGTTCGTCTGGGCCCAGCTCGTACTGCGCTGGACCAAGCGCAAGGTCACCGAGGCGGCGCACCGGGCCCTCGATCCGAAGGTGCGCAGGCGCAACATCATCCTGACCGTCGTGGGTCTGGTGATCATCGTGATTCTGGTCGGGGTGTACGTGTGGAAGTTCGGCCTCGAACTGCCCTGGAACATCGACGAGTGA
- a CDS encoding SsgA family sporulation/cell division regulator — translation MNTTVSCELHLRLVVSSESSLPVPAGLRYDTADPYAVHATFHTGAEETVEWVFARDLLAEGLHRPTGTGDVRVWPSRSHGQGVVCIALSSPEGEALLEAPARALESFLKRTDAAVPPGTEHRHFDLDTELSHILAES, via the coding sequence ATGAACACCACGGTCAGCTGCGAGCTGCACCTGCGCCTCGTTGTGTCGAGCGAGTCCTCACTTCCTGTACCCGCAGGACTGCGGTATGACACGGCCGATCCCTACGCCGTGCACGCCACCTTCCACACCGGAGCCGAGGAAACCGTCGAGTGGGTGTTCGCCCGCGACCTCCTCGCCGAGGGCCTGCACCGGCCCACGGGCACCGGAGACGTCCGAGTCTGGCCGTCCCGTAGCCACGGACAGGGCGTTGTCTGCATCGCCCTCAGCTCCCCCGAAGGTGAGGCCCTGCTCGAAGCCCCGGCGCGGGCACTGGAATCCTTCCTGAAGCGGACGGACGCCGCTGTGCCACCAGGCACGGAACACCGTCACTTCGACCTCGATACGGAGCTCTCGCACATCCTGGCGGAAAGCTGA
- a CDS encoding DsbA family protein → MSDPTTSDAPVVLDVWCELQCPDCRSALDDLRALRERFGDRLEMRLRHFPLEKHTHAFAAAQAAEEAIEQGQGVPYVEAVLGHVEELARRGEPFLVDVARELGMDTEELDIALIDGRHILTVDADQAEGKAIGVTGTPTYVIGGELLDGGKSQEGLRERIEEITERLLAADGAS, encoded by the coding sequence ATGAGCGACCCCACCACCTCAGACGCCCCCGTCGTCCTGGACGTCTGGTGCGAACTCCAGTGCCCTGACTGCCGGAGCGCCCTGGACGATCTGCGCGCCCTTCGTGAGCGGTTCGGCGACCGCCTGGAGATGCGGCTGCGCCATTTCCCGCTGGAGAAGCACACCCACGCCTTCGCCGCCGCGCAGGCCGCGGAGGAGGCCATTGAGCAGGGGCAGGGCGTGCCGTACGTGGAGGCGGTACTCGGCCACGTCGAGGAGCTGGCCCGGCGGGGCGAACCGTTCCTGGTCGACGTGGCGCGCGAACTCGGGATGGACACCGAGGAACTCGACATCGCACTCATCGACGGGCGCCACATCCTGACCGTCGACGCCGACCAGGCCGAGGGCAAGGCGATCGGCGTCACAGGCACCCCGACCTATGTGATCGGCGGGGAGCTGCTGGACGGCGGCAAGAGCCAGGAAGGACTGCGCGAACGGATCGAGGAGATCACCGAGAGGCTGTTGGCGGCCGACGGGGCCTCCTGA
- a CDS encoding GNAT family N-acetyltransferase translates to MTTTLRPTGPLQYAEDGTRTRQYQVCVNSRPVGTADLATHPVFGPSVGRITDLRIDEGERGRGRATVAALAAEEIFRDWRCGRIETTVPAEAFAALRLAEALGYTERNRHLAKTLTAGAPALPEGSLSRRMTPEEYGPWLAAGKEGYAKSWIDRGVPESEARAKSEADHARDLPDGLDSPGMSLTVLEHEGVPVGDLFISVRPEDAYILNIEVRPEFRGRGHGRTLMLAAESVAVSAGRDTIALNVFSGNTPAIRLYASLGYLPTAHYLYKSLS, encoded by the coding sequence GTGACCACCACCCTGCGGCCGACCGGGCCGCTTCAGTACGCCGAGGACGGAACCCGCACACGCCAGTACCAGGTGTGTGTCAACAGCCGTCCCGTGGGCACCGCCGACCTCGCCACCCACCCCGTGTTCGGTCCTTCCGTGGGACGGATAACCGACCTGCGTATCGACGAGGGGGAGCGGGGCCGGGGCCGGGCCACCGTCGCCGCTCTCGCCGCCGAGGAGATCTTCCGCGACTGGAGATGCGGGCGGATCGAGACGACCGTGCCGGCCGAGGCCTTCGCCGCCCTCCGGCTCGCCGAGGCCCTCGGATACACCGAGCGCAACCGCCACCTGGCCAAGACACTGACGGCGGGGGCGCCCGCACTGCCCGAAGGCAGCCTCTCCCGGCGGATGACACCCGAGGAGTACGGCCCGTGGCTGGCGGCGGGCAAGGAGGGGTACGCCAAGAGCTGGATCGACAGGGGGGTGCCGGAGAGCGAGGCCCGCGCCAAGTCGGAGGCCGACCACGCCAGGGACCTGCCCGACGGACTGGACTCACCCGGCATGTCGCTGACCGTCCTCGAACACGAGGGGGTGCCCGTCGGTGATCTCTTCATCAGCGTGCGCCCGGAGGACGCCTACATCCTCAACATCGAGGTCAGGCCGGAGTTCCGCGGCCGGGGACACGGCCGCACGCTGATGCTGGCCGCCGAGTCGGTGGCCGTGTCGGCCGGCCGGGACACGATCGCCCTCAACGTCTTCTCGGGCAACACACCGGCGATACGCCTGTACGCCTCCCTCGGCTATCTGCCCACCGCCCACTACCTGTACAAGTCACTGTCCTGA
- a CDS encoding CGNR zinc finger domain-containing protein — protein MLITHDTRCALEAVVDLVNTAPEGEHPDGLADLRDLEEFVRGHSISDTGTLRERDLTAVRDIRGRFTEVFGARNPASAAALINELVAAAGTTPRLTDHDGYAWHVHYFAPGASVADHLAADCGMALSFIVVADERERLRRCEAPDCRRAFVDLSRNRSRRYCSSRTCGNRLHVAAYRARRKEAAG, from the coding sequence GTGCTGATCACCCACGACACCCGGTGCGCGCTGGAAGCCGTCGTCGATCTGGTGAACACCGCCCCCGAGGGCGAGCACCCCGACGGGCTGGCCGATCTGCGGGACCTGGAAGAGTTCGTGCGCGGCCACAGCATCAGCGACACGGGGACGCTCCGTGAGCGGGACCTCACGGCGGTGCGGGACATCAGGGGACGTTTCACCGAGGTCTTCGGCGCCCGGAACCCGGCCTCCGCCGCGGCCCTCATCAACGAACTGGTCGCCGCCGCGGGAACCACGCCGCGGCTGACCGACCACGACGGGTACGCCTGGCACGTGCACTATTTCGCACCGGGCGCCTCCGTGGCCGACCACCTCGCGGCCGACTGCGGGATGGCCCTCTCCTTCATCGTGGTCGCGGACGAGCGGGAGCGGCTGCGTCGCTGCGAGGCGCCCGACTGCCGTCGGGCCTTCGTGGACCTCTCGCGCAACCGTTCCCGGCGCTACTGCTCCAGCCGCACCTGCGGGAACCGGCTCCACGTGGCCGCCTACCGGGCACGCAGGAAGGAGGCGGCGGGCTGA